One Lutzomyia longipalpis isolate SR_M1_2022 chromosome 4, ASM2433408v1 DNA segment encodes these proteins:
- the LOC129796168 gene encoding serum response factor homolog isoform X2, producing MDPTGGRDSRYNLNYSMSMLGDSSEIYGNPNVTLARPPSGGGLGQVMSRSGGLINSNTQCGSLSRGLKRTNSECFDERAMGSQTMGLDGCSGGVQDVVEEGFTSLQQKKSPPSNGKKTKGRVKIKMEYIDNKLRRYTTFSKRKTGIMKKAYELSTLTGTQVMLLVASETGHVYTFATRKLQPMITSEAGKALIQTCLNSPDPPSSTGAGDQRMSATGFEETELSYNIGDEDSKVRQLVYGHGHHGHAHLGHPQGHYGLEQGLMQQPFGGGGGGGQASPLSHASPYAPHSGHTHHGHVPHPHATHMSHAHAQR from the exons atggatCCAACCGGCGGGCGTGATTCACGGTACAATTTAAACTATAGTATGAGTATGTTGGGGGATAGTAGTGAAATTTATGGGAATCCCAATGTGACCCTTGCAAGACCCCCAAGTGGTGGTGGCTTGGGCCAAGTGATGAGTCGCAGTGGTGGCCTAATAAACTCAAATACACAGTGTGGGTCCCTCAGTCGTGGGCTCAAACGAACTAATTCCGAGTGTTTTGATGAACGCGCCATGGGGTCCCAGACGATGGGACTAGATGGATGTTCCGGTGGTGTTCAGGATGTTGTCGAAGAGGGATTTACGTCGTTGCAGCAGAAGAAATCACCGCCGAGCAATGGGAAAAAGACCAAGGGAcgtgtgaaaattaaaatggagTACATTGATAACAAATTGCGACGTTATACGACattttcaaagagaaagaCAGGAATCATGAAGAAG GCTTATGAGCTATCAACGTTGACGGGGACACAAGTTATGCTGCTGGTGGCATCAGAAACGGGTCACGTGTACACATTTGCCACACGTAAATTGCAGCCTATGATCACATCTGAAGCGGGAAAGGCTCTCATTCAGACATGCCTAAATTCCCCGGATCCACCAAGTAGCACCGGGGCGGGTGATCAGAGAATGTCCGCCACGGGCTTCGAGGAGACAGAGCTGAGCTACAACATCGGTGATGAGGACTCCAAAGTAAGACAGTTAGTTTATGGTCATGGGCACCATGGGCATGCACATTTAGGGCATCCTCAGGGGCACTATGGGCTCGAGCAGGGGTTGATGCAGCAACCatttggtggtggtggtggtggtgggcaAGCATCACCACTATCGCATGCATCCCCATATGCCCCCCATTCTGGTCATACGCATCATGGGCATGTTCCGCATCCCCATGCAACGCACATGAGTCATGCACATGCACAACGGTAG